The sequence TCTTTCCGTTAATGTTTTTAAGTAAAAAGTGTTGAGGGCCCGTTTATTGACTGTCCCACTCCCACATCCCCTTCAGTGATGATACGATGACGAGTCGGAAAAGGACTTGCTCTCACTCTGTGGCGACTGGCTCAGGGTCACGTTCTGTGGCTCCGAATTTAGTCTCACAAAGGAGGGTGTCCTTTTCAGGTGAAGACATTGAGGCATTTGTCTGAGAAGGACCAGAATTTCCCCTGGAGTTTTTGTGCCCTATTGCCCATACATATATGTATTAAACTGCTTTTAGCATCAGGTGTGTGCTTAAAATCCCCTCTCACTAGCTAACTCGCTGTTCTTAGGGCATGCTATGGTGTCCTGCGCTTCATCATGGAGAGTGGAGCCAAGGGTTGTGAGGTGGTTGTGTCTGGCAAGCTCAGGGGCCAGAGGGCCAAGTCCATGAAGTTTGTGGACGGCTTGATGATCCACAGCGGAGACCCCGTCAACTACTACGTCGACACCGCTGTCCGCCACGTCCTGCTCAGGCAGGGTAAGTCTGAGCAAACAGGGTTGTTTATGTTGCCACTTAAGCCGAACTTGTACCTGTCTTGGATGAATTTGCTGTGCAAGTTGTCAAGCCTCAGATTGAGGTGGTGCATGTTTCCTGCATTtaacatttttcacattttttgaaGTAATTATCTGATCCACCATTATGTCAAACATAGTCGTCCATTAATTCTATGTAGGTCTTCCCTTCAGTGATGATTCGATGACGAGTCGGAATTGGGCTCCGTCTCTTCTGTGGTGACTTGCTCAGGGTCACGTTCTGTGCCTCTGAGTTCAGCCCACAGTGGAGCGGGGTCCTTATCAGTTGAAGACATAGAGGCATTTGTCTGAGAAGGGTCTTGAACTTAATTCATATGTAGAAGGATTTCATTGATGTCGCATGTTTGGCTTGTTACTCTGCTGCAGCATGTTCACTTCACATTGCTGTACCTCTGCAGGTGTGCTGGGTATCAAGGTCAAGATTATGCTGCCCTGGGATCCCAGCGGCAAGATCGGCCCCAAGAAGCCCCTGCCCGACCATGTCAGCATCGTGGAGCCCAAGGATGAGGTCCTCCCCACCACCCCCGTGTCTGAACAGAAGGGAGTCAAGCCTGACGCCCCTCCAGTCATGCCACAGGGTGCCCCTGTACCCACCGCTTAAAGGGTGAGGATTAGTGATGGATGAAATCGTTTGTTGGGCCCTGGACTAGTTCTCATGGATTTGATTGTTTTTGCTAGTGGTCTGTTGGTAGGCTCCTTGTGAGGGAGGATGGATCTGTATGTGTTCTGTAAGGGCTGAGTTTGAAGCCTAGACTTGTTTGCCTTCAGTGATCCTCATGACCCAGAACAGAGGATGGTCATGAGCATTGAGCTGAGAATGGCCTATTCGTCTTTTAAAAATGCCaaatgttgttgtagttatctGATCCGTCCTCGTGCCAAACATGGCCGTCCATAAGCTCTTA is a genomic window of Alosa sapidissima isolate fAloSap1 chromosome 15, fAloSap1.pri, whole genome shotgun sequence containing:
- the rps3 gene encoding 40S ribosomal protein S3 — its product is MAVQISKKRKFVSDGIFKAELNEFLTRELAEDGYSGVEVRVTPTRTEIIILATRTQNVLGEKGRRIRELTAVVQKRFGFPEGSVELYAEKVATRGLCAIAQAESLRYKLLGGLAVRRACYGVLRFIMESGAKGCEVVVSGKLRGQRAKSMKFVDGLMIHSGDPVNYYVDTAVRHVLLRQGVLGIKVKIMLPWDPSGKIGPKKPLPDHVSIVEPKDEVLPTTPVSEQKGVKPDAPPVMPQGAPVPTA